The proteins below are encoded in one region of Drosophila santomea strain STO CAGO 1482 chromosome 3R, Prin_Dsan_1.1, whole genome shotgun sequence:
- the LOC120451040 gene encoding nuclear receptor coactivator 7 isoform X16 — MQNVILTSQYYWSRRASQDVSSLSRSVDNLAIPVRRSKSRSVDHGLAAPFDLDSLRSKVEQRFESVDKLSRQKSSLPTIPTISYTVGNRDTLTSVAARFDTTPSELTHLNRLNSSFIYPGQQLLVPDKSAKDDASSSSTHDADGASLSGKSSPVERKLSADESREKDILEGLRPGSPKPGHIERVGGSSQQQAEEEANKSDDPVITQRFLKINVRHITDGQGVVGGVLLVTPNAVMFDPNVSDPLVIEHGPESYGVIAPMELVVNAAIFHDIAHMRVAGGAGQSLNSGSGDAEKPEIYFPKPVLIEEDSKELSEQQPLLGEDGNKRLDDIGSLEIADDQESLCSSTGRDGDAFPKAFDRERVDDSSTEAKDSSKTDGLDDEDKKGGLGLSSTRSTLEERRKSLLDHHWAIPSKDRSSEDEGDNESNVTVDSGARVKDPHSANSSVSGVPLSQPPVAAVAAAAAVGPVVAPLPPSGIDLEHLEQLSKQSCYDSGIDIREPVPNVHPIPKKAVYSDADIVLSSDWVPPKTIVPTHFSESPPRSTILGQSLDAGTGGVRKKTSSVSFSVDDEAAQQAQAQAAALAVTDKQAEKKSKMLKRLSYPLTWVEGLTGEGGAVPPGGVGIGSLNKSGDTDSAPNTGDSNQSVFSKVFSRRSSIGTFIRPHSSEGTSSSTKLKEAKQAPKLDYRSMVSMDDKPELFISVDKLIPRPARACLDPPLYLRLRMGKPIGKAIPLPTSVMSYGKNKLRAEYWFSVPKNRVDELYRFINTWVKHLYGELDEEQIKARGFELIQEDTEWTKSGTTKAGMGSGSQDGEEISDLTRESWEVLSMSTDEYRKTSLFATGSFDLDFPIPDLIGKTEILTEEHREKLCSHLPARAEGYSWSLIFSTSQHGFALNSLYRKMARLESPVLIVIEDTEHNVFGALTSCSLHVSDHFYGTGESLLYKFNPSFKVFHWTGENMYFIKGNMESLSIGAGDGRFGLWLDGDLNQGRSQQCSTYGNEPLAPQEDFVIKTLECWAFV, encoded by the exons ATGCAAAACGTCATACTTACATCGCAATATTATTG GTCACGTAGGGCTAGTCAAGATGTTTCCAGTTTGTCACGCAGCGTTGACAATTTGGCGATACCCGTGCGCAG GAGCAAATCGCGAAGCGTGGATCACGGCCTGGCGGCTCCATTCGACTTGGACTCGCTCCGCTCCAAAGTGGAGCAGCGCTTCGAGAGCGTCGACAAACTATCAA GGCAAAAGTCTTCATTGCCCACCATACCCACCATTTCCTACACCGTGGGCAATCGCGACACCCTGACCTCCGTGGCCGCCCGGTTCGACACCACGCCCTCGGAGCTGACCCATCTAAACCGGCTGAACAGCTCGTTCATCTACCCGGGCCAGCAGCTGCTGGTGCCGGACAAGAGCGCCAAGGACGACGCCTCCAGCAGCTCCACCCACGACGCGGACGGGGCCAGTCTATCCGGAAAATCAAGTCCGGTCGAGCGCAAGCTGTCCGCCGACGAGAGCCGCGAGAAAG ACATACTCGAGGGCCTGCGCCCCGGATCCCCAAAACCGGGACACATTGAGCGCGTGGGCGGCAGTAGCCAGCAGCAGGCGGAGGAGGAAGCCAACAAAAGCGACGACCCGGTGATCACCCAGCGCTTCCTGAAGATCAATGTGCGCCACATCACGGACGGACAAGGCGTTGTGGGCGGCGTCCTTCTGGTCACGCCCAACGCCGTTATGTTCGATCCCAACGTCAGCGATCCGCTGGTCATCGAGCACGGCCCGGAGAGTTACGGCGTCATTGCGCCAATGGAGCTGGTGGTCAACGCCGCCATTTTCCACGATATTGCGCACATGAGAGTGGCTGGAGGAGCAGGTCAGAGCCTGAACTCCGGCTCGGGTGACGCGGAGAAGCCGGAGATCTACTTTCCCAAACCAGTATTAATCGAAGAAGACTCCAAGGAGCTATCCGAGCAGCAGCCGCTGCTGGGCGAAGACGGTAATAAACGCTTGGATG ACATAGGGTCGCTGGAGATCGCTGACGACCAAGAGTCGCTTTGCTCCAGCACTGGACGCGATGGCGACGCGTTTCCCAAAGCCTTCGACCGCGAACGTGTAGAT GACTCTTCTACGGAAGCCAAAGATAGCTCTAAGACTGACGGTCTAGACGATGAAGACAAGAAGGGAGGTCTCGGCCTTTCCAGCACACGCTCCACCCTTGAGGAGCGGCGCAAGAGTTTGTTGGATCACCACTGGGCCATTCCGAGCAAAGACCG ATCCTCGGAAGATGAGGGCGACAACGAGTCTAACGTAACCGTGGACAGCGGTGCAAGAGTCAAGGATCCGCACTCGGCCAATAGCTCGGTCAGCGGAGTACCGCTTAGCCAGCCCcctgtggctgctgttgcagctgccgCAGCGGTTGGACCCGTTGTTGCTCCTCTGCCTCCCTCGGGCATCGACCTGGAGCACTTAGAGCAGCTATCCAAGCAGTCGTGCTACGACTCGGGCATCGATATCCGCGAGCCCGTTCCGAACGTACACCCGATACCAAAGAAAGCCGTCTACAGCGACGCGGACATTGTCCTCAGCTCCGACTGGGTACCACCGAAAACCATTGTGCCGACGCACTTCAGCGAGTCCCCGCCTCGCAGCACCATTCTCGGGCAGAGTCTCGACGCCGGCACAGGAGGCGTCCGTAAAAAGACCTCAAGCGTGAGCTTTAGCGTCGACGACGAGGCCGCTCAACAGGCTCAGGCCCAGGCGGCTGCACTGGCTGTCACTGACAAGCAGGCGGAGAAAAAGAGCAAG ATGCTAAAACGTCTCTCATACCCCCTGACATGGGTGGAGGGCTTGACTGGAGAGGGTGGAGCCGTGCCGCCCGGGGGCGTGGGTATTGGAAGCCTGAACAAGTCAGGAGACACAGACTCGGCACCCAACACGGGTGACTCCAACCAAAGTGTATTTTCGAAAGTATTCTCAAG ACGTTCCTCAATCGGTACCTTTATTCGTCCTCACTCTTCAGAGGGCACTTCGTCCAGCACTAAGCTGAAAGAGGCCAAGCAGGCGCCCAAACTGGACTACCGCTCCATGGTCTCCATGGACGACAAACCGGAACTCTTTATCAGTGTGGACA AACTCATCCCACGACCGGCTCGAGCCTGCCTTGACCCACCATTGTATCTACGCCTGCGCATGGGCAAGCCCATTGGCAAGGCCATTCCGCTGCCAACCTCTGTCATGTCCTACGGGAAGAACAAGTTGCGCGCTGAGTACTGGTTCAGTGTGCCAAAGAATCG CGTTGATGAGCTCTATCGCTTCATAAACACCTGGGTGAAACACCTGTACGGTGAGCTGGACGAAGAGCAGATCAAGGCGCGTGGTTTTGAGCTGATTCAAGAGGACACCGAGTGGACCAAGAGCGGCACCACCAAAGCCGGCATGGGAAGCGGCAGCCAGGATGGCGAGGAGATAAGCGATCTGACCCGCGAGTCCTGGGAG GTGCTGTCAATGAGCACAGATGAATATCGCAAGACCTCACTCTTTGCCACAGGATCCTTCGACTTGGACTTCCCCATACCAGACCTGATTGGCAAGACAGAAATTCTTACAGAGGAGCATCG CGAGAAGCTCTGCTCACATCTGCCGGCTAGAGCCGAGGGATACTCCTGGTCCCTGATCTTCAGCACCTCACAACATGGTTTCGCACTGAACTCCCTGTACCGCAAAATGGCTCGTCTGGAGAGTCCAGTTCTGATTGTCATTGAGGATACGGAGCACAAC GTATTTGGTGCCTTGACCTCCTGCTCACTGCATGTGTCGGATCACTTTTACGGCACCGGTGAGTCCCTGCTCTACAAGTTTAACCCGAGCTTCAAGGTGTTCCATTGGACTGGTGAGAATATGTACTTCATCAAAGGCAACATGGAAAGCCTTTCGATTGGCGCTGGAGA CGGTCGTTTTGGCCTTTGGTTGGATGGGGACCTGAACCAGGGACGATCGCAGCAATGCAGCACATACGGCAATGAGCCTCTGGCGCCACAAGAAGACTTTGTTATCAAAACACTCGAATGCTGGGCATTTGTTTAA
- the LOC120451040 gene encoding TLD domain-containing protein 2 isoform X20: MSTDEYRKTSLFATGSFDLDFPIPDLIGKTEILTEEHREKLCSHLPARAEGYSWSLIFSTSQHGFALNSLYRKMARLESPVLIVIEDTEHNVFGALTSCSLHVSDHFYGTGESLLYKFNPSFKVFHWTGENMYFIKGNMESLSIGAGDGRFGLWLDGDLNQGRSQQCSTYGNEPLAPQEDFVIKTLECWAFV, translated from the exons ATGAGCACAGATGAATATCGCAAGACCTCACTCTTTGCCACAGGATCCTTCGACTTGGACTTCCCCATACCAGACCTGATTGGCAAGACAGAAATTCTTACAGAGGAGCATCG CGAGAAGCTCTGCTCACATCTGCCGGCTAGAGCCGAGGGATACTCCTGGTCCCTGATCTTCAGCACCTCACAACATGGTTTCGCACTGAACTCCCTGTACCGCAAAATGGCTCGTCTGGAGAGTCCAGTTCTGATTGTCATTGAGGATACGGAGCACAAC GTATTTGGTGCCTTGACCTCCTGCTCACTGCATGTGTCGGATCACTTTTACGGCACCGGTGAGTCCCTGCTCTACAAGTTTAACCCGAGCTTCAAGGTGTTCCATTGGACTGGTGAGAATATGTACTTCATCAAAGGCAACATGGAAAGCCTTTCGATTGGCGCTGGAGA CGGTCGTTTTGGCCTTTGGTTGGATGGGGACCTGAACCAGGGACGATCGCAGCAATGCAGCACATACGGCAATGAGCCTCTGGCGCCACAAGAAGACTTTGTTATCAAAACACTCGAATGCTGGGCATTTGTTTAA